In Rosa chinensis cultivar Old Blush chromosome 1, RchiOBHm-V2, whole genome shotgun sequence, a genomic segment contains:
- the LOC112172691 gene encoding uncharacterized protein LOC112172691 has protein sequence MLIISTLPYLDSALDLITLLFIFTLLLLSLLSLCFIFHLCFKSRTAHHLQHFNSLWTVRFLLVIFVIFWSFNELIRLPSFRRSYLYGPFPFLSTFFKVDGYKEEAQFCKVHVSASLGFFQPAFLGTLLFLVDVSIKKKTPNVSWAIIFVLSTCVPLLLVQIFFLFSPIDKMLLPLPACFTQSSMVKIDKFGNKVVLCKYPLLSTVIFGAFAVTYFMWFLFSLWKVLALVINKGLRMRIYALAVTVLVPLPVQVILLAVSVVWKPDDSDFAVISFVVFLITFFSFAVGQGILVIKPIADSLAAGGPCSRWNPHEEADGKKNDGKNDEEKNESVV, from the coding sequence ATGTTAATCATTTCAACGTTACCATACCTGGACTCCGCCCTCGACCTTATCACCTTACTCTTCATTTtcaccctcctcctcctctccctcCTCTCTCTTTGCTTCATCTTCCACCTCTGCTTCAAGTCCCGGACCGCCCACCACCTCCAGCACTTCAACTCTCTCTGGACCGTCCGATTCCTCCTCGTCATCTTCGTCATCTTCTGGTCCTTCAACGAGCTCATCCGCCTCCCTTCCTTCCGCCGCAGCTATCTCTACGGCCCCTTTCCCTTCCTCTCAACCTTCTTCAAGGTCGACGGGTACAAAGAAGAAGCCCAGTTTTGCAAGGTACACGTGAGCGCCTCgctagggttcttccagccagCTTTCTTAGGTACTCTGCTCTTTCTTGTTGATGTTTCGATCAAGAAGAAGACTCCAAATGTCTCATGGGCGATCATCTTCGTGCTGTCAACATGTGTGCCCTTGCTATTGGTCCAGATATTCTTCTTGTTCTCGCCGATAGATAAGATGCTTTTACCGCTGCCGGCTTGTTTTACCCAGAGCTCTATGGTGAAAATCGACAAGTTTGGTAACAAGGTTGTGTTGTGCAAGTACCCTTTGTTGAGCACCGTGATATTTGGTGCCTTTGCGGTTACATATTTCATGTGGTTCTTGTTCTCATTATGGAAGGTGCTGGCTTTGGTGATAAACAAGGGATTGAGGATGCGGATTTATGCACTTGCGGTGACTGTGTTGGTGCCGTTGCCGGTGCAGGTTATCCTGCTGGCTGTGTCGGTCGTGTGGAAGCCGGACGATTCGGATTTTGCGGTCATTTCATTCGTGGTGTTTTTGATCACGTTCTTCAGCTTCGCCGTGGGGCAGGGCATTTTGGTCATTAAACCCATTGCCGACTCCTTGGCAGCCGGAGGTCCATGTAGCCGTTGGAATCCTCACGAGGAGGCAgacggaaaaaaaaatgacgggaaaaatgatgaagagaaaaatgaaagcGTGGTCTGA
- the LOC112195962 gene encoding auxin-responsive protein SAUR32, which yields MGFIGGGGDKVHHHHHHSHQNHLSFHFLKKEAMDIPKGCMAVIVGQGEEQQRFVIPVVHINHPLFIQLLEEAEKEYGFDHDGPITIPCHVEEFLAVEGLIDKEKSAVNDEQHHHHHHHHVWCFRA from the coding sequence ATGGGGTTCATCGGCGGCGGCGGTGACAAGgtgcaccaccaccaccaccacagccACCAGAATCATCTGAGTTTTCACTTTCTGAAGAAGGAAGCGATGGACATCCCAAAAGGGTGTATGGCGGTGATAGTGGGCCAGGGCGAGGAGCAGCAGAGGTTTGTGATTCCGGTGGTTCACATCAACCACCCGCTCTTCATTCAGCTGCTGGAGGAAGCCGAGAAGGAGTACGGTTTCGACCACGACGGTCCGATCACTATCCCGTGCCACGTGGAGGAGTTCCTCGCCGTTGAGGGCTTGATTGATAAGGAGAAGTCGGCGGTCAACGATGAGcagcaccaccaccatcatcatcaccatgtGTGGTGTTTTAGGGCTTGA
- the LOC112184338 gene encoding CDPK-related kinase 4: MGHCCSKSAAVSVANNNHDHPTPASAVAVQQSKQPPVLTSPVAGDVKNTPSHSFTASPFPSPLPAGVAPSPARTPGRKFRWPLPPPSPAKPIMAAFRRRREAKPKDGPIPEENNHQGGEEEGERGLDKSFGYGKNFGAKFELGKEVGRGHFGHTCSAKGKKGELKGQPVAVKIISKAKMTTAIAIEDVRREVKILKALSGHKNLVKFYDAFEDANNVYIVMELCEGGELLDKILSRGGRYTEEDAKVIVVQILSVVAYCHLQGVVHRDLKPENFLFATREEDASMRVIDFGLSDFIRPDQRLNDIVGSAYYVAPEVLHRSYSVEADMWSIGVITYILLCGSRPFWARTESGIFRSVLRADPNFNDTPWPTVSPEAKDFVKRLLNKDHRKRMTAAQALTHPWLRDERRAVSLDLVIYKLVRSYVRATPFRRAAMKALSKAITEDELYYLRAQFTLLEPKHGYVSLDNFRTALMKNSTDAMKESRVHDILNVMEPLAHKKLDFEEFCVAAISTYQLEALEGWEKIASTAFECFEREGNRVISVEELAQEMNLGPTSYSLLRDWIRTSDRKLSFLGYTKFLHGVTIRTSNTRHR, translated from the exons ATGGGGCATTGCTGCAGCAAAAGCGCCGCCGTTTCGGTGGCCAACAACAACCACGACCACCCGACCCCCGCCTCCGCCGTCGCCGTCCAGCAGTCTAAACAGCCGCCGGTGCTGACGAGCCCGGTCGCCGGCGATGTGAAGAACACTCCGTCTCACTCATTTACGGCGAGTCCGTTCCCGAGCCCGCTCCCGGCCGGAGTGGCGCCGTCGCCGGCGAGGACGCCAGGGAGGAAGTTCAGGTGGCCGCTGCCGCCTCCGTCGCCGGCGAAGCCGATCATGGCCGCGTTTCGGCGGCGGAGGGAGGCGAAGCCGAAGGACGGGCCGATACCGGAGGAGAATAATCACCAGGGCggcgaagaagaaggagagagggGGCTGGACAAGAGCTTTGGGTATGGGAAGAACTTTGGGGCGAAATTTGAATTGGGGAAGGAGGTGGGCCGAGGGCATTTTGGTCATACTTGCTCGGCTAAGGGAAAGAAGGGAGAGCTTAAGGGTCAGCCTGTGGCTGTCAAGATCATATCCAAAGCAAAG ATGACAACAGCAATAGCTATTGAAGATGTCCGTAGAGAGGTGAAAATACTGAAAGCATTATCTGGACATAAGAATCTGGTCAAATTTTATGATGCATTTGAGGATGCCAATAATGTCTACATAGTCATGGA GTTGTGTGAAGGTGGAGAACTACTGGATAAAATTTTGTCCAG GGGTGGAAGATACACAGAAGAAGATGCTAAAGTTATTGTTGTGCAAATTTTAAGTGTTGTTGCCTACTGTCATCTTCAAGGTGTTGTGCATCGTGATCTAAAGCCAGAG aattttctttttgccactaGAGAAGAGGATGCTTCAATGAGGGTTATTGATTTTGGTCTCTCCGATTTTATTAGGCCTG ATCAGCGCCTCAACGATATTGTTGGTAGTGCATACTATGTTGCACCTGAAGTGCTACATAGATCCTACAGTGTTGAAGCAGATATGTGGAGCATAGGTGTAATAACATATATATTGCTATGTGGAAGTAGACCTTTCTGGGCACGAACTGAATCAGGAATCTTCCGCTCGGTGCTAAGAGCTGATCCTAACTTTAATGATACACCTTGGCCCACAGTGTCCCCAGAAGCCAAAGATTTTGTCAAGAGGCTTCTGAACAAGGATCACAGAAAAAGAATGACTGCTGCTCAAGCTTTAA CCCACCCATGGCTAAGGGATGAAAGACGAGCTGTGTCTTTAGATTTAGTAATCTACAAGTTGGTTAGGTCATATGTTCGTGCCACACCTTTCAGGCGTGCAGCAATGAAG GCTCTTTCCAAGGCTATAACAGAAGATGAGCTCTACTATCTTAGGGCTCAGTTTACACTCTTGGAACCCAAACATGGATACGTGTCCCTCGATAATTTCAGAACG GCTCTCATGAAAAATTCAACTGATGCCATGAAGGAGTCGAGGGTTCATGACATCTTAAATGTG ATGGAGCCACTCGCGCACAAGAAATTGGACTTTGAAGAGTTCTGCGTTGCCGCAATAAGTACATATCAGCTAGAAGCTCTTGAAGGGTGGGAGAAGATTGCAAGTACAGCTTTTGAGTGTTTTGAAAGGGAAGGAAACCGGGTCATCTCTGTTGAGGAGTTGGCACAG GAAATGAATCTGGGTCCTACATCTTACTCTCTACTCAGAGACTGGATCAGAACCTCCGACCGAAAACTTAGCTTCCTTGGATACACCAAATTTTTGCATGGTGTGACAATACGGACTTCCAATACCAGACACCGATGA